The Stigmatella ashevillena genomic sequence AGGTGGATGTGCTTCCCGGGCCTGTGACGGTCTACGCCATCCGCGGCAACGGTGGGTTCGTCCACTTCACCAGCTTCTTCTTGCACCACCGTCGGCTGGCGGCCCTGCTCGTGGAGCGCGCGGGGCTCTCCGCACAAGCCCTGTGACGGCTCAGCCCAGCAAGGCATAGGTGACGAGCAGCCCGGCCAGGGTCATCACCGCCCCCATGCCGAGGAACCATCCCTCGCCCCCTGGTCTGGTCTGCTGCGCTGCGTCATGCGCGGGTTCTTGCACAGGGGGGGCGAGGGGAACGGGCGCCTCCAGGGAGGCCTGGAACCGCAGGAGTGTCTGGCCCAACTCGAGGACATCCCCCTCCAGGAGCGGACGGGAACGCTCCACCCGCTGGCCATTGACGTAGAGCCCATTGTGGGGACTCAGGGGGGCCACGGTGACAGTGGAGCCGTCCTGGTGGATGCGCGCATGGGCGCGAGAGACGGTCCGGTCGCGGATGAGGAGGTCCGAGCGGCTCCCTCGTCCAATGTCCGTCTTCGCACCGGCCAGGGGGAAGCTGCGGCCGGTGTCCAGCCCGGTCAGACAGGTGAGGGTGGCGGCGCTGGAGGGGGGAGGCTCGTCCGAGGCGGTCAGCAGGTGCTTCAGCACGGCCACGGTGTTCGCGCAGCGGCCGTTCCCGGGGGAGGCAGGGAGGACCTTGAGGCGCATCCCCTGGGGAAGGCCCACCCCCTCACCTGGGAGCACGAGCCGGCGCAGGCCTGGAGGGACGAGGACGTCATTCACGGTGAAGGGCTGCGCGGACTTCACGGTCAGCCGGGAGCCCTCGATGCAGAGCACCAAGAGACCCGGAGGGAGCCCCTCCAGCCGGATCTGATCTTCCACGCCGCCGCCCAACAGGTGCTGGCCGTCCATCACTTCAAAGGAGGTGAGGCTCCCCAGGTGCTCGAATTCAAAGCGCATGCCCCGCTCAGGGAGCAACCCAGGTGCCGAACACTCCGCCAAGGGGACCCGGGGCGGGGCCTGGGGCCTGCCCATCTCCTTTTGCGGACGGAACCGTCTCTGCTTCGGGACCCCTGGGCCGAGGCGGGTTCTGGCAATGCCCTCAGTAGCCCGCGCGCTTGTCGACGAGGTTCAACAGGGGCTGTCCCTGCTCGAAGCGCTCGAGGTTCTTCAGGAAGAAGGCCACGGAGTCGTTTCTCCAGGTGGGCGTGTTGTCGGCGCAATGAGGCGAGAGCAGGACGTTCTCGAGCCGCCAGAAGGGGTGGTCCTTTGGCAGCGGCTCGTTCTCGAAGACGTCCAGCGCCGCGCCGCGCAGGTGTCCCTGCACCAGGGCGCGCACCAGGGCGGGCTCGTCGAGGGTGCTCCCGCGCCCCACGTTGATCAACACGGCCTGCGGCTTCAGGGCCTTCAGCTCCGCTTCTCCCATCAGGCGTTGAGTCCCGGGGGCATGCGGCATGGCCAGCAGCAGGTAATCCGAGGCGGCGATCATCTCGTGCCGGCGGTGGAGCGGAAACACCTCGTCCACCAGGGGATCTCCCTCGCTCTGCTCGGGCCGCCGCCGACAGGCCAGGATGCGCACGTCGAAGCCCTTCGCCCGTTTCGCGGCTGCCCGTCCAATGTCTCCGTACCCCAGGATGCCCAGGGTCTGCCCTCGAAGCTCCAGGGAGTTGAAGGGCTCCCAGCGGGCCTCGGCTTGCTGCCGCACCAACCGGCGCAGGTCCTTGGCGAAGAACAACATCGAGGCCAGGACGAAATCGCCCAGGGCGCCGCTGTAGACCCCCTTGGCGTTGGTGAGGGGCAGGGGACTCTGGATGAACTCCTCGAAGAGAAGGTGCTCCACGCCCGCGAAGAGCGAGTGCACCCAGCGGAGGTTCCTGGCGCGGGGCAACAGCGTGCGCAGAAGCTCTTTTCGCGGCGCATCGAGCAAGAGCACCTGGGCCTGCTCGACGGCGTCACCCAGCGCTTCCTCGGACAGCCCCACGGTGATGCGGATGGCTGGGGCCAACTGCTGGAGCGGCTCCAGGTGGCTCGAAGAGGGGTTCGCCAGGACCAGCAGGTGCTCGACTTTCATGAGACCGCGCAGCCTATCAGCCCTGGCGCACGCGCTTGACGCCCCGGCGCAGGAGCAGGTCGGGGGCCGTCCTCCGGTGGTCTCCCTTCAGCACGAGCGTGGAGGCATCCACCTCCCCGTAGCACCCCAGCCCGCGTTGGAGCGCCGCCAGCCACGCCTGCATCTCGGGGGGCGCGAGGTCCAGCCCGTCCACGACCGTCACCTCTTGCCCACCGCGCTGTTCCAGGCGGAGCACCGCTTGCGCGGGCCCCTCGGCGGGAGGGGTGAGCGGGAAATCCTCGGCGCGTATCCGAGGCTGTGTTCCCGGTACGGCCTCACGCTGAGCGGCCAGGGCCGCGAAGGGGTTGTTGAAGCGCCCCTTGTCCTTGGGATCCCGGTATCCCTGCTCCGGTTCGTCTGCCTTCGGGGGACCCCCCGAGCCTGAGTGTTTCCCGCGTGCCATGCCCCTCAGTCTGGCATGGATGCCGGGGAGGTGCTTCAGCGGGACGTCACGCGCCAGAGCTGATTGTCCGCATCGGTGCGCTTCATGGGGTACGAGATGAGCGGGGTGCCGCGCTGGGGATCGCCCCCCTTGATGTCGAGGACAAGGCCGTTGAGCTGGCTCTGGATGTAGAAGTAGCCCGGAACGGAAGAGGGCACGAGCCGCCACAGTTGGTTGGGCGACCCCGAGTACGGCCAGGTGATGATGCGCGCTTCGGGTTGCGGGTTGGCCCCTTCGATGTCCAGCACCCGTCCCGTCGCGCGGTTCTGGATGTAGAAACCACCCGGAGCGGGGAGGAGATCCCACGTCGCGCTGTCACGGGAGTTCCGCCTGGACTGGGACACGATGGCCGCCGAACCCTGGTTGCGATCGTTGTCCTGGACGCTGATGAGGACATCGGCCATCCGGCTCTCAAGGCGCACACGGCGCTGGGGCATCTGCGGACCGGCCTGGGGCGGCCGCGGGGGCTCGGGCCGGTACGGGGGCTCGGGCCGGTGCGGAGGCTCGGGCCGGTACGGGGGCTCGGGCCGGTGCGGGGGGGACGGGTAGGAGGGGGTTCCAGGAGGAGGAGGGCGGCTCGGCGGCTGGGAGGGCCGCGCTTCGCCCTGGCACCAGCCGGAGCTGCTGCACGTCCGCAGGCCATCGCAGTGCGCGTCCTGGGTGCAGCGGTTGGGTCCCGGGTAATTCTTGGACTCGTCCCGGTAGTGCTGGGGGCTCGACCCTGCCTGCGCCATCGTGAGCGGCACCACGAGGGCCGCACAGGCCGTCATCCACTGCAGTGTCTGCAACATCCGTCCGGCCATGCTGCTTCGTCCTGAGACATTCTGACTGCGCATCACCCATCTCCTGGCCCAATCTGCTCGGGGCCGCGTTGATTCATGGACTGTGCGGGAGGGGAAATAATTCAGAAGGGCAGGGCCAACGGCGGTGTCCAGGACGTAGAGTCGTCCCCGGATGCGTCCTCTTCCTCGGGTCTTCCTTCTTCCGTTGTTGAGCCTGGGCCTGCTTCTCGCCGCTTGCCGAGATGAACAGGCCGGCCCTCGTCCCCGGACTTCAGGGGCTTCGGCCCAGATCAAGACGTTGGGGGCCGCGCCCGCGGACCTGACCTTTCGCAGCGGGGCCTCGCTGGGAGGCGGAGCGCTGGTCTATCTGGGCTCCAAGGTCTTTCCCCCGCAGCCATCACCCGGTCAGGCCGTGCAGCTCTCGCATTACTTCCAGGCGGTGCGCCCGCCGCCGGAGGGGTTCAGCTTCTTCGTGCACATGGTGGATCCGGGCACGGGGCAGATGGTCGCCAATGCGGATCACGACATCCAGAATGGGGCGGCCCCGATGGCGTCCTGGCCGCTGGGAAAGGTGGTGGAGGACATCCACACCGTGCAGATGCCCCCGCTCCCCGTTCGCGTGATGCTCGGCTTTTGGCGAGGGGATGAGCGCCTCCCGGTGGATGATCCCCGCGCGCAGGATGGCTCGAACCGGCTGCTGGGGCCCGAGCTGGGCATCGCGCCCGCGCTCCCCGAATACAAGGTCCAGCGTGTCTCGAAGCCCCTGGTGTTGGATGGCGTGCTGGACGACGCGGCCTGGAAGGACGCCACCCCGGTGGTGCTGCGCGGCAGCTTCGATGGGCGGAGCGCCTCGCTGCGCACGGAGGCGCGGATGCTCTACGACGAGGCGAACCTCTATGTCGCCTTCGACGTGGAGGATCCGGATGTCTGGGGAACGCTGCTCACGCGGGACGCGCCCATCTATGAGCAGGAGGTGGTGGAGGTCTTCCTGGACGCCAACGCGGATGGGAAGACGTACAACGAACTGCAAGTCTCCCCGCACAATGTCATCTTCGATGCCTACTTCCCCGCGCGCCGCCAGGGCATGGACCTGAGCTGGGACTCAGGCATGAAGACGGCGTTGAAGGTGCGCGGGACCCTCGACAACCCGGCGGACCGGGACGAGGGATGGACGGTGGAGATGCAGATCCCCTTCGCGCGGTTGGCCGAGGTGCCCAGCGTGCCGCCCCGGAAGGGCGACCGCTGGCGCTTCAACCTCTACCGCCTGGAGCACCTCGGGCGGCGGGGCGTGGAGGGGCAGGCGTTCTCTCCGCTCTTCATCGGAGACTTCCACGCGCTGCCCCGCTTCGGATGGCTCACGTTCGACTAAGCGCTGCCTAGGGGTGGGGCGAGATCTCCCATTGCGAGTCGGCCACGGAGCGCTCGGAGGGGTCCCCCAGGAAGCGGAGGAATCCGTTCAACTCCAAGGTGTCGATGAGCTCCTCGGCCTCCAGTTCGGAGTAACCCTTCCTGTCCACGAGGAGGTTGCGCATCACGGACTTGCCACGGAGGTAGCCTACCGGCTCTCCAGGCCCCAGCGCGGCCTTGATGTCAGCCGTGAGCTGTCTCAGGTCGAGATCGTCAGGGATCATTGCCCCTAGGCTGGGGACGATGGGCGACCGGGGCAACTGCGGGCAGGGCCGGGGCCGCCTCGCGTGGCAGGAAGGTGTGCAGGCGGACATCCTTCCCGTCGCTCTCCAGTGTGATGGCACCATCGAGATCTGTCCGAAAGCACTCGCTGCCCCGTGCCCGGTAGCGCGCCTCG encodes the following:
- a CDS encoding FHA domain-containing protein — translated: MRFEFEHLGSLTSFEVMDGQHLLGGGVEDQIRLEGLPPGLLVLCIEGSRLTVKSAQPFTVNDVLVPPGLRRLVLPGEGVGLPQGMRLKVLPASPGNGRCANTVAVLKHLLTASDEPPPSSAATLTCLTGLDTGRSFPLAGAKTDIGRGSRSDLLIRDRTVSRAHARIHQDGSTVTVAPLSPHNGLYVNGQRVERSRPLLEGDVLELGQTLLRFQASLEAPVPLAPPVQEPAHDAAQQTRPGGEGWFLGMGAVMTLAGLLVTYALLG
- a CDS encoding D-2-hydroxyacid dehydrogenase translates to MKVEHLLVLANPSSSHLEPLQQLAPAIRITVGLSEEALGDAVEQAQVLLLDAPRKELLRTLLPRARNLRWVHSLFAGVEHLLFEEFIQSPLPLTNAKGVYSGALGDFVLASMLFFAKDLRRLVRQQAEARWEPFNSLELRGQTLGILGYGDIGRAAAKRAKGFDVRILACRRRPEQSEGDPLVDEVFPLHRRHEMIAASDYLLLAMPHAPGTQRLMGEAELKALKPQAVLINVGRGSTLDEPALVRALVQGHLRGAALDVFENEPLPKDHPFWRLENVLLSPHCADNTPTWRNDSVAFFLKNLERFEQGQPLLNLVDKRAGY
- a CDS encoding translation initiation factor; protein product: MARGKHSGSGGPPKADEPEQGYRDPKDKGRFNNPFAALAAQREAVPGTQPRIRAEDFPLTPPAEGPAQAVLRLEQRGGQEVTVVDGLDLAPPEMQAWLAALQRGLGCYGEVDASTLVLKGDHRRTAPDLLLRRGVKRVRQG
- a CDS encoding RICIN domain-containing protein gives rise to the protein MRSQNVSGRSSMAGRMLQTLQWMTACAALVVPLTMAQAGSSPQHYRDESKNYPGPNRCTQDAHCDGLRTCSSSGWCQGEARPSQPPSRPPPPGTPSYPSPPHRPEPPYRPEPPHRPEPPYRPEPPRPPQAGPQMPQRRVRLESRMADVLISVQDNDRNQGSAAIVSQSRRNSRDSATWDLLPAPGGFYIQNRATGRVLDIEGANPQPEARIITWPYSGSPNQLWRLVPSSVPGYFYIQSQLNGLVLDIKGGDPQRGTPLISYPMKRTDADNQLWRVTSR
- a CDS encoding carbohydrate-binding family 9-like protein; the encoded protein is MRPLPRVFLLPLLSLGLLLAACRDEQAGPRPRTSGASAQIKTLGAAPADLTFRSGASLGGGALVYLGSKVFPPQPSPGQAVQLSHYFQAVRPPPEGFSFFVHMVDPGTGQMVANADHDIQNGAAPMASWPLGKVVEDIHTVQMPPLPVRVMLGFWRGDERLPVDDPRAQDGSNRLLGPELGIAPALPEYKVQRVSKPLVLDGVLDDAAWKDATPVVLRGSFDGRSASLRTEARMLYDEANLYVAFDVEDPDVWGTLLTRDAPIYEQEVVEVFLDANADGKTYNELQVSPHNVIFDAYFPARRQGMDLSWDSGMKTALKVRGTLDNPADRDEGWTVEMQIPFARLAEVPSVPPRKGDRWRFNLYRLEHLGRRGVEGQAFSPLFIGDFHALPRFGWLTFD